The Methanolacinia paynteri genomic sequence GGTTTCGAAAGGGATGGAGCTCTCCGATGGGCAACCCTTGCGCAAGTTCGTTTCGCAGGCTCAACGAACACGCCCTGACCTCATGGCTTTGCGCTTGTGATAGCCCGGCCTCCGGCCGGGAGAGATTAACTATTAAGAACAAAACCCGGTTTTCCGGAATTTTGTGACGAGCAACAAACCATTGCCCTATTCCAAATCAAAAAACAGTAACCAAAATCATATCCTCATCGAGCCGAACACCGGAGATTACCACATCCCTTTCGGAATCGTCCGGCCTGAGTACCCGTGTAGCTTTGGGAGAGGAATGCCCGTTTCTGATAATCTCAGTGAAAAAAAGATCGCGCTCTTTGCACTTCTTCCAGACCACTGCAAATAGCGAACCCCTGAGTTCTTCTCTTTCAAATCCGAAAATCGATGCGAAGGAATTGTTCGCATCGAAGATCTCGAAATCCGGGTGTGTCAGGAGGCACATCCCGGCATCCGTCCGGCGAAAAGATTCCTTGTAGATATTCTCACCCGGTACCTTTTGCCGTTCCGTTTTTTTGAAAAGTCCCATTCAGGTCTTCGCCTCAATTTTTTTATTTCAATTCCTTCAATTCGAGGAATCTCAGGATGTCTGTCCTTGTGACTATTCCTTCTACCTGCCCGTCCTTAACCACCGGAACCCTTCCGATGTTCATCGTCGACATCAGTTTCAGGGCATCTGTCAGCGGCGCCTCGGGAGGGAGGGTCACTGGATCTTTTGTCATAACATCCCTTACGATCATCGCTTCCCTGTCGATAGCTGATATCGTATTTATGTCGTGAAGAGTGACCACGCCGATTAATGTTCCATTTTCGATCACCGGGAACCCGAGATGCTTTGTGTTGTACATCGCCTGGACTACTGCATCAACCGAACTTGCCGGGGAGATGTATGTAACCGGACTTGACATTGCATTTGCGACAGTTACGCCCTCAAGCAGGTGGGAATATTTTATCATCGTCGCCTCCTGTCCCGCCCCGAGATAGACGAATACAGCGATAATAATCAATATGGGATTGAACAGCAGAAGACCGATGAAACCGAACACTATTGCAAAACCTCTCCCTATATCCGCTGCAATTGATGTTGCCTGGTGAATCGGCATCCTCTTTGCAAGAAATGCCCTGAGCACTCTTCCTCCATCCATCGGGAATGCGGGGATGAGGTTGAACAGGAACAGGAGGATGTTCAGGACACTCAGGTAACCGAATACATAGAACAGGATCCCTGCAACTGCCGGCTGTGATATGAAATAATAGGAGATCAGGGCGATGATTCCAGTAACTATTCCGATTACAAGGCTTGCAAGAGGGCCTGCTATCGCCATCGGCAGTTCTACATCAGGCTCGGGGGATTTTTCTTCGTTTATCTGTGAAACGCCGCCAAGTATAAGCAGTGTGATACTCTTTACCTCGAGCCCTTTTGAGATTGCAACGACGGAATGGGCGAGTTCGTGGATCAGAACACCGGCAAAAAGCGACAATGTCACGATAATGCCAAGGATGTATGGCATCTGGCCAGTGGTGATGAGCGATGTGTCGACAGGACCCGGAAGGCCGAATACCATCTCAAGAAAACTGACGCTGTATTCGATCTGGTACGCAATTATCAGTGTGAAAAGCGGGATCACTATGAGAAAAGTGAAGTGAAGACGTATGGGTATGCCGAATAATTCACCGATCTGAATGGAATCTTTCATTGGGAAAGATTATATTTTTAACTTTTAAGAATTATACCTACAATCGGTTATAATATGAAGACTCAAATAACAGATCTTTTTGGGATGGAAGTATATACGGACAAATCCGTGAGGGTGGGTATTGTCGACGATGCTGTTTTGAATGTAGATACGAAGAAGGTGGATTTTCTTGCCGTAGGCGAACTGAATCCTGATCTCTTCCAGCTTAAGGGTTTTAAAGGCATCAGGGTGCCTTTCCGTATTATAAAATCGGTCGGGGATATCATCATCATCCGGCACTTCAACAGCATGTTCCCGTCGCAGGGACCCGAGGACTGAATCAGGGTATGGGGTATAGCCTGAATATCTTTTTTTAACCGGTTATATGTTCGGAAACGAAATATTCAGCGGTCTTACGGCTATCCCCCCTGTATATGTACGGCTGGACGGAAGGGCTTTTCACGCGATGACCCGTGAAGCCGGGTTCAAAAAGCCGTTCGATGATGATTTTATGAATATCATGTCATCCGTAGCCTCGTCGCTCATCTCCGAAAGCGGCCTGGAGCCGGTATTCGCATATGTTTTTTCCGATGAGATAAGCCTCTATTTCAGGAATCTGCCCTTTGGCGGCAGGGTCGAAAAGATCGATTCGGTTTGTGCCTCCTATGCTGCAGGAGCCTTCATGGCAGTTTCAGGATCAAAAACCCCCGTATCATTCGATGCGAGGATTGTCTTCACGACTGAAACCGACGCTCCCGGTTATCTCGAATGGAGGCAGAGGGAGGCATGGAGAAATCACATCAACGCCTACTGCCAGTATGCGCTGATCTCAGAAGGAATGTCCTCGCGCAAGGCCGCAGATCTCCTGAAAGGGATGAAGTCCGCGGATATGCACGAGATGATGTATAAAAGGGGCGTCAATCTCTCCAAGACTCCTTCGTGGCAGAGGCGGGGCGTTATCGTAAGGCGCGAGCAATATATGAAGACCGGATATAATCCTGTTGAAAAAAAAGAGGTCCTGACCGAAAGGTCGAAGGTCACAATAGACGATAATCCTCCCCTGTTTCATACCGAAGAGGGAAGGGAATACATCCTCGGGATAATTAAGAATTAAGGGATCAGTTGTTCCCCGAAATTCCGATCTTTATTTTGATGCCCTCGACTTCCCAGTCCTGAACGAGATCGAAGTCGCCTTTAAGCGTACCTTCTTCAAAGACCATCTCTTTTGCACGGACCTCGCTCATTATTCCGTCCTTCCAGTTCCTGGATACAAGTACTGCAATACGGTCGTCGTCGATTGCAACCCCGGCGGTGATATACTCCTCCACCTTCAGGTCGAGCTGTCGCCGCATCTCCTGGATTCTCCTGATTATCTCTCTTGAGAACCCTTCCGCTTCAATATCGTCGGTAAGAGTGACGTCCACGCACACGACTCCGCCCTGCATCTCTGCCGAGAATACGTTTTCAGGAAGTTTTTCATTGAATACGACATGCTTCTCCGTGATCCTGAAGCCGTCCGTCTCGTAGAATCCGTCGTTGAGGATACCATTCTTCAACTCTGCCGCGTCGGCGCTCTCGATTGCCGCCTTTACCTTCGGCCCTTCCTTACCGAACTCCGGACCGATGGCTCTCATAACCGCCTCTGCCTCGAACTCCATCCTGTCCCATGAACCTTTTACGACCGAGACCTTCAGTGAGTTGGCACGCTGTTTGCAGAGTTCGTTCATGTCTTCGATTGCGGAAGCCACCGTGTCGTCGGATGTGATTACAATTGTATCCGCGACAGGCCAGCGGAGTTTTCTCTTTCCATTCTGCCTTGCAGTCGCAACAGCTTCGTCAAACGAGCGTATAACGTCCATTTCGTTCTCAAGACCGCTGTCGATGAGCTTCGCGTCGCCCGGGTACCAGTCGAGCATATGGACACTCCCGGGATCGGAGTCGGTCCTGAGGTTTTGGTATATGCTCTCAGAGATATACGGGGCCATCGGCGCAAGCACTTCGATGAGTTTTCTCATGACGTAGTACATCGTCTCGTAGGCCTGGATCTTTTCGACCGCCTCTTCCTCGAGCCACATCCTCTGCCTGATAAGCTGGACGTACCAGCGGGAGATATCTTCGAGGATGCAGTTTAT encodes the following:
- a CDS encoding PRC-barrel domain-containing protein produces the protein MKTQITDLFGMEVYTDKSVRVGIVDDAVLNVDTKKVDFLAVGELNPDLFQLKGFKGIRVPFRIIKSVGDIIIIRHFNSMFPSQGPED
- a CDS encoding CBS domain-containing protein encodes the protein MKDSIQIGELFGIPIRLHFTFLIVIPLFTLIIAYQIEYSVSFLEMVFGLPGPVDTSLITTGQMPYILGIIVTLSLFAGVLIHELAHSVVAISKGLEVKSITLLILGGVSQINEEKSPEPDVELPMAIAGPLASLVIGIVTGIIALISYYFISQPAVAGILFYVFGYLSVLNILLFLFNLIPAFPMDGGRVLRAFLAKRMPIHQATSIAADIGRGFAIVFGFIGLLLFNPILIIIAVFVYLGAGQEATMIKYSHLLEGVTVANAMSSPVTYISPASSVDAVVQAMYNTKHLGFPVIENGTLIGVVTLHDINTISAIDREAMIVRDVMTKDPVTLPPEAPLTDALKLMSTMNIGRVPVVKDGQVEGIVTRTDILRFLELKELK
- a CDS encoding tRNA(His) guanylyltransferase Thg1 family protein gives rise to the protein MFGNEIFSGLTAIPPVYVRLDGRAFHAMTREAGFKKPFDDDFMNIMSSVASSLISESGLEPVFAYVFSDEISLYFRNLPFGGRVEKIDSVCASYAAGAFMAVSGSKTPVSFDARIVFTTETDAPGYLEWRQREAWRNHINAYCQYALISEGMSSRKAADLLKGMKSADMHEMMYKRGVNLSKTPSWQRRGVIVRREQYMKTGYNPVEKKEVLTERSKVTIDDNPPLFHTEEGREYILGIIKN
- a CDS encoding PAS domain-containing protein, with product MGLFKKTERQKVPGENIYKESFRRTDAGMCLLTHPDFEIFDANNSFASIFGFEREELRGSLFAVVWKKCKERDLFFTEIIRNGHSSPKATRVLRPDDSERDVVISGVRLDEDMILVTVF